A stretch of [Clostridium] innocuum DNA encodes these proteins:
- a CDS encoding ABC transporter ATP-binding protein, whose protein sequence is MRENPLKKNSRFYLGMVLNVVEGMLSGFNFLLLYEAMKMLWNGTINSPSLLRLSLFLGGIFILRIVIYSIGYTQSQIGGAAVSNRTRLFLGDKIKRIPLSKFTQGQTGQYINIVTSDVNNYEKILTHTVGDIVKHITFCTMMVIFVGCIWLPGGIILACVELVLIPFLWLSFRVVRKYGTEKNTVSAETVSSIVEYATGIQTFRAYGIGGTKNETVTSTLKHFSDVSYNYEKHGIPTNAIQCIFLWIGLPVMIWAASIPMLSGKLDPISYLLICMLPMLLAKLSDSISRGLMSYKNLKISKDKVIDIIEEPEETGSMEPLQTATHEINFNNVDFSYVPGEPVLKHATFTVPDQKLTAIVGDSGSGKSTILNLIAKYYEANGGTISIGGKPINHVAAERVLEQISMVDQDVFLFDDTIRENIRHARPNATDEEIEAACREANCDSFIRKMEKGYDTPTGENGNLLSGGERQRISIARAILKNSPILLLDEATASLDIENELAVKQAIANLLKAKKTVVMIAHTLSIVKNADQILVVSDGKIAEAGTHDELLAKGGKYAAMWNAEQKLSA, encoded by the coding sequence ATGCGTGAAAATCCATTAAAGAAAAATAGCCGGTTTTATCTTGGTATGGTTCTAAATGTTGTGGAAGGTATGCTGTCCGGTTTTAACTTTCTGCTCCTTTATGAAGCGATGAAAATGCTGTGGAATGGTACAATCAACTCACCCTCTCTGCTCCGGCTTTCTCTGTTTTTAGGCGGCATTTTCATTCTGCGTATTGTGATTTACAGCATTGGCTATACACAAAGTCAGATCGGTGGTGCAGCGGTCAGCAACCGTACCCGGCTATTCCTGGGAGATAAAATAAAGCGCATACCTCTGTCCAAATTTACGCAAGGTCAGACTGGACAATACATCAATATCGTTACCAGCGATGTCAATAACTATGAAAAAATCCTTACTCATACAGTCGGGGATATTGTGAAACATATTACATTCTGCACAATGATGGTTATTTTTGTAGGCTGTATCTGGCTGCCGGGAGGCATCATCCTTGCCTGCGTCGAATTGGTTTTAATTCCGTTTCTCTGGCTTTCTTTTCGAGTTGTCCGCAAGTACGGCACAGAAAAAAACACTGTCAGCGCCGAAACAGTCAGCAGCATTGTGGAATATGCCACGGGCATTCAAACCTTTCGGGCATATGGTATTGGCGGAACAAAAAATGAGACGGTAACATCTACTCTAAAACATTTCAGTGATGTGAGCTACAACTACGAGAAACATGGTATTCCGACAAATGCAATACAATGTATCTTTCTTTGGATCGGACTACCTGTAATGATATGGGCGGCTTCTATCCCTATGCTGTCCGGGAAACTGGACCCGATTTCCTATTTGTTGATTTGTATGCTGCCCATGCTGCTTGCAAAACTTTCGGACTCTATCTCCCGTGGCCTGATGAGCTACAAAAACCTGAAAATCTCCAAAGATAAAGTTATAGACATTATTGAAGAACCAGAGGAAACCGGTAGCATGGAACCGCTTCAAACAGCCACCCATGAAATCAACTTCAACAATGTGGACTTTTCCTATGTACCCGGAGAGCCGGTGCTGAAACACGCCACCTTTACGGTGCCAGACCAGAAGCTCACAGCCATTGTCGGGGACTCCGGTTCTGGCAAATCCACCATTCTGAACCTGATTGCAAAATACTACGAGGCAAATGGAGGAACTATTTCAATCGGCGGAAAACCGATCAACCATGTGGCCGCAGAGCGTGTACTGGAACAAATCTCTATGGTAGATCAGGATGTATTTCTCTTTGATGATACCATTCGTGAGAACATCCGGCACGCCCGCCCCAACGCCACGGACGAGGAAATCGAGGCTGCCTGCCGGGAGGCTAATTGTGACAGCTTCATACGCAAGATGGAAAAGGGATACGATACGCCGACCGGCGAAAACGGAAACCTTCTCTCCGGCGGAGAGCGTCAGCGAATTTCCATCGCCCGCGCTATCCTGAAAAACAGCCCGATCCTGCTTTTGGATGAAGCAACGGCGTCCCTTGACATCGAGAACGAACTGGCGGTAAAGCAGGCCATCGCTAATCTGCTGAAAGCGAAAAAGACTGTGGTAATGATTGCTCATACCCTTTCTATCGTCAAAAATGCAGATCAAATCCTTGTGGTATCTGACGGAAAGATTGCTGAAGCCGGCACTCACGATGAATTGCTGGCTAAGGGCGGAAAGTACGCAGCCATGTGGAACGCCGAGCAGAAATTATCTGCATAA
- a CDS encoding helix-turn-helix transcriptional regulator, whose protein sequence is MSDIAAQFNTMLIKSGFQEMPPNGKFSSIGNFYCLPKSFGEGIYWIYGEKNLFNIKIHDFYFYEDEFFDQESLNWPESLSITYYESVSGEEIMPYRRLTAGCIKTFFGGQHPYKALFHKNIPIRTIGIEIMPAYYEKYLKEAFPDEYINPDEAFREIDQTNNFPEMVSLLRKVWNYNGDGMAAKLFFQSKVFEAVALIVEHNKKSPEKEKVRISSQDIKSLENVAAYINDHYNREILLDKLSRIACMGTTKLKITFKQVYCCTITEYIQQRRLSQGENLLCSTDFPIEQIALAVGYSNAGRFSRDFKKSTGLYPSEYRKWAQQKNNKKTI, encoded by the coding sequence ATGTCCGATATTGCTGCTCAATTTAATACTATGTTGATAAAAAGCGGTTTTCAGGAAATGCCACCAAATGGAAAATTTAGCTCTATTGGGAACTTTTATTGTTTGCCCAAATCATTTGGAGAGGGAATTTATTGGATATATGGTGAAAAAAACCTATTTAATATCAAAATACATGATTTCTATTTTTACGAGGATGAATTTTTCGATCAGGAAAGTCTAAACTGGCCGGAGAGCCTAAGCATCACCTATTACGAATCTGTATCTGGTGAAGAAATCATGCCTTACCGGCGCCTTACCGCAGGATGTATAAAAACATTCTTTGGAGGCCAGCACCCATACAAGGCACTTTTTCATAAAAATATACCAATTCGGACGATTGGTATAGAGATTATGCCTGCTTACTATGAAAAGTATCTAAAAGAAGCATTTCCAGATGAATATATAAATCCAGATGAAGCATTTCGAGAAATTGATCAAACAAATAATTTTCCTGAAATGGTTTCTCTGTTACGCAAAGTCTGGAATTATAATGGAGATGGAATGGCAGCAAAACTATTCTTTCAAAGTAAAGTCTTTGAAGCAGTAGCTTTGATTGTCGAACATAACAAAAAAAGTCCAGAAAAAGAGAAAGTTCGTATTTCATCACAGGATATAAAATCTCTTGAAAATGTCGCTGCGTATATCAACGATCATTACAACAGAGAAATTCTTTTAGATAAACTATCGCGCATTGCCTGCATGGGAACAACAAAGTTGAAAATTACATTTAAGCAGGTTTATTGCTGCACCATTACGGAATATATTCAACAGCGGCGTTTATCTCAGGGAGAAAATCTCCTTTGCTCCACCGATTTTCCAATTGAGCAAATTGCTCTGGCTGTTGGATATAGTAATGCTGGTCGTTTTTCAAGAGACTTCAAAAAAAGTACTGGGCTATATCCTTCTGAATATCGAAAGTGGGCACAGCAAAAAAACAATAAAAAAACGATATAG
- a CDS encoding MptD family putative ECF transporter S component, with protein sequence MSNTKSGLSVKDLIVTGVFSAIIFICISLSGGVFMMMPALTFYYPVGAALLAGPVYLLMIAKVPKRGPAFIASALMAIFCFITGMHIGMTIGYLIGGVLAEIVAHIANYKSKKMNILSYVFFCLGGTGTYIAYFINPQTWVNTMLEKGTTQEYLDSMLASTDWIVLVTMLIGTIVIALFSGFVGSKLLKKQFERAGITA encoded by the coding sequence ATGTCTAACACGAAATCCGGTCTTTCTGTCAAAGACCTTATCGTAACAGGTGTCTTTTCCGCAATTATCTTTATCTGTATCAGCCTTAGCGGTGGTGTGTTTATGATGATGCCAGCACTTACTTTCTACTACCCTGTCGGTGCTGCTCTGCTTGCTGGTCCAGTGTATTTGCTTATGATTGCTAAAGTACCAAAGAGAGGACCTGCTTTTATTGCAAGTGCGCTTATGGCAATCTTTTGCTTTATAACAGGTATGCACATTGGAATGACAATCGGTTATTTAATTGGTGGAGTACTTGCGGAAATTGTTGCACACATTGCAAATTATAAAAGCAAAAAAATGAATATTCTTTCGTATGTATTCTTTTGCTTGGGCGGAACTGGTACATATATTGCATATTTTATTAACCCGCAAACATGGGTAAACACTATGTTAGAAAAAGGAACGACACAGGAATATCTTGATAGTATGCTTGCATCTACCGATTGGATCGTACTTGTAACAATGTTGATCGGAACAATAGTGATTGCTTTGTTTAGCGGTTTTGTTGGAAGCAAGCTATTAAAGAAACAGTTTGAAAGAGCGGGTATCACAGCATGA
- a CDS encoding TnpV protein: protein MERRAEIICIKEVNAAGVTEELKARDLMRWVGLINTLKAQVEDIIQAELIFK from the coding sequence GTGGAACGCCGAGCAGAAATTATCTGCATAAAGGAGGTTAATGCGGCGGGCGTCACCGAGGAATTGAAGGCCCGTGATCTCATGCGCTGGGTGGGGCTGATAAACACGCTGAAAGCGCAGGTGGAGGACATTATACAAGCAGAACTGATATTCAAGTAA